The following are encoded in a window of Castanea sativa cultivar Marrone di Chiusa Pesio chromosome 9, ASM4071231v1 genomic DNA:
- the LOC142610402 gene encoding protein EMSY-LIKE 3-like isoform X1, which translates to MDYEFSDSSDTDDDLPPPSHQNRVPRGSHVTGNGRSAVGSVPFLRMHSDMEAEIHHLEEEAYYSVLRAFKAQSNAITWEKEEMITELRKELRVSDDEHRELLTKVNADDIIRKIREWRQSGGQQPARLNTSHLGHDLVPSPTVSASRKKQKTSQLGQPLSVLPSTKPMQYPTSGPAGSRHFANRSSSGAIAANEPADATTFEPLIGRKVWTRWPDDNNFYEAVITDYNSTEGRHALVYDINTASETWEWVDLKEISPEDIRWDGEDPGILHRGGHSGQARGFKKALSRGGVVPGAGRGRGPMRVQSRKEFLPSQNGIGKKVYDDIELLNTDTLVKEVERVFSASQPDPSELEKAKKMLKDHEQALIDAIARLAYASDGESADGEQPLLNGQSVG; encoded by the exons aTACCGATGATGATCTTCCTCCTCCATCTCACCAAAACAGAGTTCCAAGAGGTAGCCATGTTACAGGAAATGGAAGGTCTGCTGTAGGTTCTGTCCCATTCCTTAGGATGCATAGTGACATGGAGGCCGAAATTCACCACCTTGAAGAAGAAGCATACTATTCAGTCCTGCGTGCTTTTAAAGCTCAGTCCAATGCCATTACTTGG GAGAAAGAAGAAATGATAACTGAACTTAGGAAAGAGTTGAGAGTATCAGATGACGAGCACAGGGAACTTCTGACCAAGGTTAATGCTGATGACATTATTCGTAAGATAAG GGAGTGGAGACAATCGGGTGGGCAGCAACCTGCCAGACTCAACACATCTCATCTTGGTCATGATCTTGTACCCAGTCCTACTGTCTCAGCATCTCGCAAGAAACAGAAGACATCCCAATTG GGTCAGCCGTTGTCTGTGTTACCCTCAACGAAGCCTATGCAGTACCCTACCTCAGGTCCTGCCGGAAGTAGACATTTTGCTAATCGCAGCTCTTCCGGTGCCATTGCGGCAAATGAACCTGCTGACGCTACAACATTTGAACCATTAATTGGAAGGAAAGTGTGGACAAGATGGCCTGATGACAACAATTTCTATGAGGCTGTCATAACAGATTACAACTCTACTGAG GGCCGGCATGCTTTGGTATATGATATTAATACAGCTAGTGAGACCTGGGAATGGGTTGATCTCAAAGAG ATCTCTCCCGAGGATATTCGATGGGATGGTGAGGATCCAGGCATATTGCATCGAGGGGGTCACAGTGGGCAAGCCCGTGGGTTTAAGAAAGCCTTGAGCCGTGGTGGTGTTGTTCCAGGTGCTGGAAGAGGGAGAGGACCCATGAGGGTTCAATCTAGAAAAGAATTTTTGCCATCACAAAATGGTATTGGAAAGAAAGTTTATGATGATATAGAATTGCTTAACACTGATACGTTGGTAAAGGAG GTGGAGAGGGTTTTCAGTGCTAGTCAGCCAGATCCTTCTGAGCTTGAAAAGGCAAAGAAAATGCTTAAA GATCATGAACAGGCACTCATTGATGCAATTGCCAGGCTTGCTTATGCATCTGATGGTGAAAGTG CAGATGGAGAACAGCCACTCTTGAATGGGCAATCTGTAGGATGA
- the LOC142610402 gene encoding protein EMSY-LIKE 2-like isoform X2: MDYEFSDSSDTDDDLPPPSHQNRVPRGSHVTGNGRSAVGSVPFLRMHSDMEAEIHHLEEEAYYSVLRAFKAQSNAITWEKEEMITELRKELRVSDDEHRELLTKVNADDIIRKIREWRQSGGQQPARLNTSHLGHDLVPSPTVSASRKKQKTSQLGQPLSVLPSTKPMQYPTSGPAGSRHFANRSSSGAIAANEPADATTFEPLIGRKVWTRWPDDNNFYEAVITDYNSTEGRHALVYDINTASETWEWVDLKEISPEDIRWDGEDPGILHRGGHSGQARGFKKALSRGGVVPGAGRGRGPMRVQSRKEFLPSQNGIGKKVYDDIELLNTDTLVKEVERVFSASQPDPSELEKAKKMLKDHEQALIDAIARLAYASDGESDGEQPLLNGQSVG, translated from the exons aTACCGATGATGATCTTCCTCCTCCATCTCACCAAAACAGAGTTCCAAGAGGTAGCCATGTTACAGGAAATGGAAGGTCTGCTGTAGGTTCTGTCCCATTCCTTAGGATGCATAGTGACATGGAGGCCGAAATTCACCACCTTGAAGAAGAAGCATACTATTCAGTCCTGCGTGCTTTTAAAGCTCAGTCCAATGCCATTACTTGG GAGAAAGAAGAAATGATAACTGAACTTAGGAAAGAGTTGAGAGTATCAGATGACGAGCACAGGGAACTTCTGACCAAGGTTAATGCTGATGACATTATTCGTAAGATAAG GGAGTGGAGACAATCGGGTGGGCAGCAACCTGCCAGACTCAACACATCTCATCTTGGTCATGATCTTGTACCCAGTCCTACTGTCTCAGCATCTCGCAAGAAACAGAAGACATCCCAATTG GGTCAGCCGTTGTCTGTGTTACCCTCAACGAAGCCTATGCAGTACCCTACCTCAGGTCCTGCCGGAAGTAGACATTTTGCTAATCGCAGCTCTTCCGGTGCCATTGCGGCAAATGAACCTGCTGACGCTACAACATTTGAACCATTAATTGGAAGGAAAGTGTGGACAAGATGGCCTGATGACAACAATTTCTATGAGGCTGTCATAACAGATTACAACTCTACTGAG GGCCGGCATGCTTTGGTATATGATATTAATACAGCTAGTGAGACCTGGGAATGGGTTGATCTCAAAGAG ATCTCTCCCGAGGATATTCGATGGGATGGTGAGGATCCAGGCATATTGCATCGAGGGGGTCACAGTGGGCAAGCCCGTGGGTTTAAGAAAGCCTTGAGCCGTGGTGGTGTTGTTCCAGGTGCTGGAAGAGGGAGAGGACCCATGAGGGTTCAATCTAGAAAAGAATTTTTGCCATCACAAAATGGTATTGGAAAGAAAGTTTATGATGATATAGAATTGCTTAACACTGATACGTTGGTAAAGGAG GTGGAGAGGGTTTTCAGTGCTAGTCAGCCAGATCCTTCTGAGCTTGAAAAGGCAAAGAAAATGCTTAAA GATCATGAACAGGCACTCATTGATGCAATTGCCAGGCTTGCTTATGCATCTGATGGTGAAAGTG ATGGAGAACAGCCACTCTTGAATGGGCAATCTGTAGGATGA